One region of Leptospira fainei serovar Hurstbridge str. BUT 6 genomic DNA includes:
- a CDS encoding NADH-quinone oxidoreductase subunit N, with protein MSLIPGVNDLLSILPILILSGGGVLLLILQFAFQGAEFRVVRFACGLVLIGSFLALLHTQFEYPGPGMYFGEHYEVTSLGFWFGALYLVMAFGTVLASPRSLQQHNMQFPEFYPLLLFSTAGMFLMTDGRDTVTIFTGLELMSLSLYVLVGMARSDEYSLEASLKYFLLGSFSSGFFLMGMAFLFGGSGSTSLSESLKPLAMSGFDANFTKIGLLLLLTGIAFKIALFPYHSWTPDAYEGALTPVTGFMATASKTASMGLLIIVFSHMPMPVFSSEWAWITGILALLSMTYGNFIALKQENLKRLLAYSSIAHAGYVVAGISLGVREEAIFYLIIYSFMSLGAFAIIAYLEQGRRQVTFASIQSLAITHPWSAFALFLFFLSLAGIPPLGGFWAKLFLFQKIAEQGNDLARLLLIGGIANSALALYYYAKVGISSYMSSETGEISKDEKVRPSYGVVVVSGLCLVFILIGWYFLQPKDLINITLEPRSESIQK; from the coding sequence ATGAGTCTGATTCCAGGCGTGAACGACTTACTTTCCATTCTACCGATATTGATTCTTTCGGGAGGCGGAGTTTTATTATTAATTCTTCAATTTGCATTTCAAGGAGCCGAATTTAGGGTCGTTCGGTTTGCCTGCGGGCTTGTGCTTATTGGCTCATTCCTCGCGTTGCTCCATACTCAATTCGAATATCCGGGTCCTGGAATGTATTTTGGCGAACATTACGAAGTGACCTCTTTAGGTTTCTGGTTCGGAGCGCTTTATTTAGTTATGGCCTTCGGAACGGTATTGGCGTCTCCGAGATCATTACAACAGCATAATATGCAATTTCCGGAATTCTATCCCTTGCTATTATTTTCGACTGCCGGTATGTTCTTGATGACGGACGGACGGGATACTGTCACTATCTTTACCGGATTGGAATTGATGAGTCTTTCTCTATATGTTTTGGTAGGCATGGCAAGAAGCGACGAGTATTCGTTGGAAGCAAGTCTCAAGTATTTCTTACTCGGGAGTTTTTCCTCAGGATTCTTTTTAATGGGAATGGCTTTCTTATTCGGCGGTTCCGGAAGTACGAGCCTATCCGAAAGTTTAAAACCGTTGGCGATGAGCGGCTTCGATGCAAATTTTACTAAGATAGGATTACTTCTCTTATTAACGGGTATCGCATTTAAGATCGCACTTTTCCCGTATCATTCATGGACGCCGGATGCATACGAAGGCGCGTTGACTCCTGTAACCGGATTCATGGCTACGGCTTCAAAGACCGCATCAATGGGGCTCTTAATAATCGTTTTTTCTCATATGCCGATGCCTGTATTTTCCAGCGAATGGGCATGGATTACCGGAATACTGGCTCTTCTTTCCATGACTTACGGAAATTTTATAGCTCTAAAACAGGAAAATTTAAAACGATTACTCGCGTATTCCTCCATAGCTCACGCCGGTTACGTGGTTGCGGGGATTAGTCTCGGAGTTCGGGAAGAGGCGATTTTCTATTTGATTATCTACTCCTTCATGAGTCTGGGGGCGTTTGCAATTATAGCGTACTTAGAGCAAGGCCGTCGACAGGTAACTTTTGCCTCCATTCAATCTCTGGCGATTACCCATCCCTGGTCCGCCTTTGCATTGTTTCTATTCTTTCTTTCTTTAGCGGGTATTCCGCCTTTGGGAGGATTTTGGGCTAAGCTATTCTTATTCCAAAAAATTGCGGAACAAGGGAACGATCTGGCGCGACTGTTATTGATCGGCGGTATAGCAAATTCGGCCTTAGCTCTTTACTATTATGCGAAGGTCGGAATTTCCTCGTATATGAGTTCCGAAACGGGGGAGATTTCCAAGGATGAAAAAGTAAGGCCGAGCTACGGAGTCGTCGTCGTTTCCGGTTTGTGTCTTGTTTTTATTCTTATCGGTTGGTACTTTTTACAACCTAAAGACTTGATTAATATAACTCTCGAGCCGAGATCGGAGTCTATTCAAAAATAA
- a CDS encoding complex I subunit 4 family protein, producing MPQYYLSILLFLPVLGIPILFFSNRDGWIRSVASLITFSVFGMTVPLFLEFVQGDSGPQFAHRIRNFLDLGSGGLDYYVAIDGFSLLLIAMSAILFFLSSLSAVSNVKHRVREFFVLLLLVETGVLGVFLSFNLVQFYVFWEWMVLPFALMVGIWGESGRIRASMKYLVFSFTGSVFMLASILVLYHYSSTLDLEELAVLPLSNIPSELRFWLFIGFSFAFAIKVPLFPFHTWMPDVHEEAPTVGSVDLAGILLKIGLFAYVRVAIPIFPQVFLEYRDFFAGLAVSGIVYGAVVALTQTNSKRLVAFSSLSHMGFCILGILTLTEEGVSGGMLQMVNHGFTSGLLFFILGMLHERTGTNNLTDYSGIAKIAPSLAAFIGLAAFASAGLPGTNGFVGEFLILIGTFKYHILYGILAGTAIIFAAGYMLFFAKSLLFGEPNQTAANLLPLNLREKFILTVTAGFILIMGVFPNPFLKFITPSARVVLNSAGEEALKERAFSEKEGSLRQVERKYKDYRSLGNTVSSYEERIPVSKGTGIPGSRRSAKEKEE from the coding sequence GTGCCCCAATATTATCTCTCAATTCTTCTCTTTTTACCCGTATTAGGAATTCCGATCTTATTTTTTTCCAATCGTGACGGTTGGATTCGATCCGTCGCATCTCTTATTACGTTTTCCGTTTTTGGAATGACAGTCCCGTTGTTTCTCGAATTCGTTCAAGGGGACAGTGGACCGCAATTCGCACATCGAATTCGCAATTTCTTGGATTTAGGTTCGGGCGGGCTTGACTATTATGTAGCGATCGACGGCTTTTCTTTGCTTCTGATTGCGATGTCGGCTATCCTATTTTTCTTATCGTCGTTGTCGGCAGTTTCCAACGTAAAGCATCGAGTTAGAGAATTCTTCGTTCTCCTTTTGCTTGTCGAGACGGGAGTGCTAGGCGTTTTTCTTTCATTCAATTTGGTTCAGTTTTACGTATTTTGGGAATGGATGGTGCTCCCGTTCGCATTAATGGTCGGCATTTGGGGAGAATCGGGCCGTATCCGAGCTTCGATGAAATATTTGGTATTCTCGTTTACCGGTTCCGTCTTCATGCTTGCCAGTATTCTCGTCCTTTATCATTATTCCTCCACGCTCGATCTGGAAGAATTGGCAGTATTGCCTTTATCTAATATTCCTTCCGAGCTTCGTTTTTGGCTTTTTATCGGATTCAGTTTTGCGTTTGCGATTAAGGTCCCGTTGTTTCCGTTTCACACTTGGATGCCGGACGTACACGAAGAAGCTCCAACGGTGGGTTCCGTGGATTTGGCGGGAATTTTACTTAAGATCGGATTGTTCGCGTATGTTCGCGTTGCAATTCCGATTTTCCCGCAAGTGTTCTTGGAATATCGGGATTTCTTCGCAGGCTTAGCGGTCTCCGGAATCGTCTACGGTGCGGTCGTTGCTTTAACGCAGACCAATAGCAAGAGACTCGTAGCGTTTTCCTCCCTTTCTCATATGGGATTTTGCATCTTGGGAATTCTGACCCTAACCGAAGAAGGAGTTTCCGGCGGAATGTTGCAAATGGTGAATCACGGATTCACTTCGGGCCTTCTGTTTTTTATATTAGGAATGTTGCATGAACGAACCGGCACAAATAATTTAACGGACTATTCGGGTATCGCGAAGATCGCACCGTCCTTGGCGGCCTTTATCGGATTGGCAGCGTTTGCAAGCGCCGGTCTTCCCGGAACGAACGGGTTCGTAGGCGAGTTTTTGATCTTAATCGGGACATTCAAATATCATATTCTCTACGGTATTTTAGCCGGTACCGCTATCATATTCGCAGCAGGATATATGTTGTTCTTCGCAAAATCGTTACTTTTCGGAGAACCGAATCAAACTGCCGCGAATCTGCTTCCGTTGAATCTTCGGGAAAAATTTATTCTGACGGTTACTGCCGGATTTATTTTGATAATGGGTGTTTTTCCGAATCCGTTTTTAAAATTTATAACGCCTAGCGCTCGGGTAGTATTAAATAGCGCAGGTGAGGAAGCTTTAAAAGAGAGAGCTTTTTCCGAAAAAGAAGGATCTTTGCGACAAGTGGAACGTAAATATAAGGATTATCGATCACTCGGAAATACTGTTTCGAGTTACGAGGAAAGAATTCCCGTTTCAAAAGGAACGGGGATACCGGGGTCTCGCCGCTCCGCGAAGGAGAAAGAAGAATGA